In Salvelinus alpinus chromosome 30, SLU_Salpinus.1, whole genome shotgun sequence, a single genomic region encodes these proteins:
- the LOC139560545 gene encoding mediator of RNA polymerase II transcription subunit 26-like isoform X2 — protein sequence MTTASATPQQMRDRLLQAIDSHSNICNMVAVLEVITYLEKFPITKEALEETRLGKLINDVRKQTKDEDLAKRAKKLLRSWQKLIEPGQNETPSRGAVCVPGSANGSAHPFRTDIPPPDVSMASKGVPEVKTRNDVHNTHSPKAEKSSSRKRRGEQRDSVHLAAKISNLSPYEQMYNTPPPPPTNGIAGSPEAPPSPDRARTEHLENDKHSRIPVNAVKPHPSSPGLTKLPSTSSLLKTAVLQQQARLDEGGGGQYQAKSPHCLSSSLRSPRTMKQETMSKRSSTYAPKGTIPSPARSPRLLSSQSLKSPAEVSHVDGLPPPAHRASLHWPGSSEVTSHPPRNAATLEPPPVFPPTSQPAPTNSESSELQRPTPSSSVVVVKAEAGVAASSSDRKKRKKYRSRDYSVNLQGQDTEDQTRPVRLKERRLTFDPVTGQIKSMVHKELSQVEEPPRPPPPEPQQRTHLPLQQHPAPSPFQQTNWKELSRNDIIQSYLNLQSNVLTSSGVQAPGAHFFMSEYLKREESDVREARRGVHVLQLDSSVTDTPGVSRELTDEDLHRVHMEHWQGVNGCCDTKGTWYDWTECISLDPHGDESKLNILPYVCLD from the exons ATGACAACGGCCTCAGCAACTCCGCAGCAGATGAGAGACCGGCTGCTGCAGGCCATCGATAGTCACAGCAAT ATTTGCAATATGGTGGCAGTATTAGAAGTTATCACATATTTGGAGAAGTTCCCTATCACCAAAGAAGCTCTTGAG GAAACTCGCTTAGGGAAACTGATCAATGATGTGAGGAAGCAGACCAAGGATGAAGACCTTGCCAAGCGTGCCAAGAAGCTTTTGCGGAGCTGGCAGAAATTGATCGAGCCGGGGCAAAATGAGACTCCATCGCGGGGGGCCGTGTGTGTCCCGGGCTCTGCCAATGGCAGTGCCCACCCCTTTCGGACTGACATTCCACCCCCTGATGTCTCAATGGCAAGCAAGGGTGTCCCAGAGGTGAAAACTAGAAATGACGTCCACAACACCCACTCGCCAAAAGCGGAGAAGTCAAGCAGCAGAAAGCGTAGAGGGGAGCAAAGGGACAGTGTGCACTTAGCGGCCAAAATCTCCAACTTGTCCCCCTACGAGCAGATGTacaacaccccaccaccaccacccacaaaTGGGATTGCAGGTAGCCCTGAGGCTCCCCCATCGCCGGACAGGGCACGGACAGAGCACCTAGAGAATGACAAACATAGTAGGATCCCTGTCAATGCTGTCAAGCCTCACCCAAGCTCCCCGGGCCTCACCAAACTACCTAGCACTTCTTCTTTACTCAAGACTGCTGTGTTGCAGCAGCAGGCAAGGCTGGACGAAGGAGGCGGTGGGCAGTATCAGGCCAAAAGCCCCCACTGTCTCTCATCAAGTCTGCGGAGTCCGCGAACTATGAAGCAAGAGACGATGTCCAAGCGCTCTTCAACATATGCACCAAAAGGGACTATCCCAAGCCCAGCTCGGAGCCCTCGCTTGCTGTCGTCCCAATCTTTAAAGTCCCCAGCCGAAGTGTCTCATGTGGATGGGCTGCCACCCCCTGCCCATAGGGCCTCACTGCACTGGCCCGGCTCCTCGGAGGTCACCAGCCATCCCCCACGCAACGCTGCAACACTGGAACCCCCGCCGGTGTTCCCTCCCACCTCCCAGCCCGCCCCAACCAACTCTGAGAGCTCAGAACTACAGAgacccaccccctcctcctctgtagTGGTGGTCAAGGCTGAGGCAGGAGTCGCTGCCTCCAGCTCGGACCGCAAAAAGAGGAAGAAGTACAGGTCCAGGGACTACTCTGTCAACCTGCAGGGGCAGGACACAGAGGACCAAACGAGGCCTGTGCGATTAAAAGAGCGCAGGCTAACGTTTGACCCTGTGACGGGGCAGATCAAGTCCATGGTACATAAAGAACTCTCTCAGGTGGAAGAACCCCCAAGGCCACCTCCCCCTGAGCCCCAGCAGAGGACTCACCTGCCCCTGCAGCAGCATCCCGCTCCCAGCCCCTTCCAACAGACTAACTGGAAAGAGCTGTCCCGAAACGACATCATCCAGTCCTACCTAAACCTTCAGAGCAACGTGCTCACATCCTCAGGGGTCCAGGCCCCCGGCGCACACTTTTTCATGTCAGAATACCTGAAACGGGAGGAGAGCGACGTTAGGGAGGCGAGGCGAGGAGTCCACGTCTTGCAGCTGGACAGCTCGGTAACGGACACACCGGGGGTGAGCCGGGAGTTGACTGACGAGGACCTCCACAGAGTACATATGGAGCACTGGCAAGGGGTAAACGGTTGTTGCGACACCAAGGGCACTTGGTACGACTGGACGGAGTGCATATCTTTGGATCCGCACGGGGATGAGAGCAAACTAAACATCTTGCCATATGTCTGCCTAGACTGA
- the LOC139560545 gene encoding mediator of RNA polymerase II transcription subunit 26-like isoform X1 produces the protein MTTASATPQQMRDRLLQAIDSHSNQICNMVAVLEVITYLEKFPITKEALEETRLGKLINDVRKQTKDEDLAKRAKKLLRSWQKLIEPGQNETPSRGAVCVPGSANGSAHPFRTDIPPPDVSMASKGVPEVKTRNDVHNTHSPKAEKSSSRKRRGEQRDSVHLAAKISNLSPYEQMYNTPPPPPTNGIAGSPEAPPSPDRARTEHLENDKHSRIPVNAVKPHPSSPGLTKLPSTSSLLKTAVLQQQARLDEGGGGQYQAKSPHCLSSSLRSPRTMKQETMSKRSSTYAPKGTIPSPARSPRLLSSQSLKSPAEVSHVDGLPPPAHRASLHWPGSSEVTSHPPRNAATLEPPPVFPPTSQPAPTNSESSELQRPTPSSSVVVVKAEAGVAASSSDRKKRKKYRSRDYSVNLQGQDTEDQTRPVRLKERRLTFDPVTGQIKSMVHKELSQVEEPPRPPPPEPQQRTHLPLQQHPAPSPFQQTNWKELSRNDIIQSYLNLQSNVLTSSGVQAPGAHFFMSEYLKREESDVREARRGVHVLQLDSSVTDTPGVSRELTDEDLHRVHMEHWQGVNGCCDTKGTWYDWTECISLDPHGDESKLNILPYVCLD, from the exons ATGACAACGGCCTCAGCAACTCCGCAGCAGATGAGAGACCGGCTGCTGCAGGCCATCGATAGTCACAGCAAT CAGATTTGCAATATGGTGGCAGTATTAGAAGTTATCACATATTTGGAGAAGTTCCCTATCACCAAAGAAGCTCTTGAG GAAACTCGCTTAGGGAAACTGATCAATGATGTGAGGAAGCAGACCAAGGATGAAGACCTTGCCAAGCGTGCCAAGAAGCTTTTGCGGAGCTGGCAGAAATTGATCGAGCCGGGGCAAAATGAGACTCCATCGCGGGGGGCCGTGTGTGTCCCGGGCTCTGCCAATGGCAGTGCCCACCCCTTTCGGACTGACATTCCACCCCCTGATGTCTCAATGGCAAGCAAGGGTGTCCCAGAGGTGAAAACTAGAAATGACGTCCACAACACCCACTCGCCAAAAGCGGAGAAGTCAAGCAGCAGAAAGCGTAGAGGGGAGCAAAGGGACAGTGTGCACTTAGCGGCCAAAATCTCCAACTTGTCCCCCTACGAGCAGATGTacaacaccccaccaccaccacccacaaaTGGGATTGCAGGTAGCCCTGAGGCTCCCCCATCGCCGGACAGGGCACGGACAGAGCACCTAGAGAATGACAAACATAGTAGGATCCCTGTCAATGCTGTCAAGCCTCACCCAAGCTCCCCGGGCCTCACCAAACTACCTAGCACTTCTTCTTTACTCAAGACTGCTGTGTTGCAGCAGCAGGCAAGGCTGGACGAAGGAGGCGGTGGGCAGTATCAGGCCAAAAGCCCCCACTGTCTCTCATCAAGTCTGCGGAGTCCGCGAACTATGAAGCAAGAGACGATGTCCAAGCGCTCTTCAACATATGCACCAAAAGGGACTATCCCAAGCCCAGCTCGGAGCCCTCGCTTGCTGTCGTCCCAATCTTTAAAGTCCCCAGCCGAAGTGTCTCATGTGGATGGGCTGCCACCCCCTGCCCATAGGGCCTCACTGCACTGGCCCGGCTCCTCGGAGGTCACCAGCCATCCCCCACGCAACGCTGCAACACTGGAACCCCCGCCGGTGTTCCCTCCCACCTCCCAGCCCGCCCCAACCAACTCTGAGAGCTCAGAACTACAGAgacccaccccctcctcctctgtagTGGTGGTCAAGGCTGAGGCAGGAGTCGCTGCCTCCAGCTCGGACCGCAAAAAGAGGAAGAAGTACAGGTCCAGGGACTACTCTGTCAACCTGCAGGGGCAGGACACAGAGGACCAAACGAGGCCTGTGCGATTAAAAGAGCGCAGGCTAACGTTTGACCCTGTGACGGGGCAGATCAAGTCCATGGTACATAAAGAACTCTCTCAGGTGGAAGAACCCCCAAGGCCACCTCCCCCTGAGCCCCAGCAGAGGACTCACCTGCCCCTGCAGCAGCATCCCGCTCCCAGCCCCTTCCAACAGACTAACTGGAAAGAGCTGTCCCGAAACGACATCATCCAGTCCTACCTAAACCTTCAGAGCAACGTGCTCACATCCTCAGGGGTCCAGGCCCCCGGCGCACACTTTTTCATGTCAGAATACCTGAAACGGGAGGAGAGCGACGTTAGGGAGGCGAGGCGAGGAGTCCACGTCTTGCAGCTGGACAGCTCGGTAACGGACACACCGGGGGTGAGCCGGGAGTTGACTGACGAGGACCTCCACAGAGTACATATGGAGCACTGGCAAGGGGTAAACGGTTGTTGCGACACCAAGGGCACTTGGTACGACTGGACGGAGTGCATATCTTTGGATCCGCACGGGGATGAGAGCAAACTAAACATCTTGCCATATGTCTGCCTAGACTGA